The following is a genomic window from Lysinibacillus sp. G4S2.
TTCATCACATTAAATTCAAAATAAGGCGTGACCATATCGCCAGGACGTACGCCCCATTCAAGTACTTCATCTTTTGAAGCTGCACCAACATCGATAAACATATCTTTTATGTCTACCACTTTGTTACGCACATCTGCTGGTAAAATATGAGGTGGTTTTGAACCAATAACCCCAATAATTTCATCACCTTTACGTGTTGTAATTGTTACACGTTGTGCAAGCATCACTTGGCTCCACCAACCGCCTACAGTTTGGAATTTGATGAACCCTTTGTCATCAATTTGAGTAACCATGAAGCCAACTTCATCTAAATGGCCGGCAACCACAATTTTAGGACCATTTTCATCGCCAACTTTTTTAGCAATGACGCTTCCTAAATTATCTGTTTCAATTGAGTCTGCAAATGGTGCAATGTATTTTTTCATGACCTCACGTGGTGCACGTTCATTACCTGCGATACCATTCGCATCCGTTAAATCTTTAAACATTTGTAGTGTTGGATCTAGCTGTGTCATCTTTTTGCCTCCTGACTCTTGTATCCCCTCTATTATACTTCGTTTACCGAAATATTCCTAGTTAAATCGTCTGAAAATTGGTGTATTTCTCACTTTAATATCCTGAACGCTGACGATTATAATTCTCTTCATTTTTCTCTATATATGCCCCAACAACGTCCTCAAACGTAAAGCCTAGATTATACGCAAGTAATCCATAGCATTGCCAAATAGCTAAATAACTATCCTCTGTTGGTTGACTAATAAACTTTAAAATATAGTCCTGAGTTATTAAAAACGTCTCTGTTAAATCTCGCTTTTCTTCAATGACTGGCCATTTTTCTATCGCCGTATAACCTTGTAATAGACCAAGTGATAATATAAAATGAATCGAATCCACATATTCCTCTAAAATCACATCACGCTCTGAGGGTCCCTTTGTGCTCCAAAACTTAAAGCAACGTGTTTCATTGGCGAGTTCGGCCAGCTCTACCATTAATGCTAAACCTTTTTCTTTAAATACATTACGATTAATATTCTGTGTTTTCTCGATGAAATCATCAAGTTCTTTCTGCATTTTAAACAAATGTTGTAAATTCATTTTTTTCTCCTAAATTTCTTAAAAATATTTATAAAAAGTGAAACTAATTGCCCCCTCCAATCGTATAGGAAGGAATAACCTTTCTTCAAGGGGGAAATTAAAAATGTTGCCGTTACTTATTCGACTTGCTGTTATTGCGCTTATTATCTATGTATTTTATAAAGCGATTCGTTATATAACCGATCCTAAGCGAAAACTTGATGAAGCCTATGAAAGAGGCCAATATTATTTTTATGATGACGTCAAAAATGTCCGAAAAAATTTCTTTATCTCTTATAAGGGTGCTCTTTTCGAAGGTGAAAAATACCTCGGTACTACTGATGATGCCTTCGAAGTTGTTACGATTTTCGTTGGTGCCCGTGACGCCGCTACATTGCAAGGTTTTACAAAAAGAGACTTTGAATACCTACAGCAGGAAATCCTATTGAACTATCCTAGCGCAAAAATAAACTGGAAGCAGCCCATTGAAAAGCTTATGCACAACACATCCTCATGATGAGGATGTGTTTTTACATTGTTTTCGAGATTTATTGGAAACATTTTAGGTTTTATCGGAATGTTTTCGCGATTTATCGGAATGTTTTCGCGATTTATCGGAATGTTTTCGAGATTTATCGGAAACTTTTTAAATTTTATCGGAATATTTTCGAGTTTTGTCACCAGATTTGTACTATGATAAAAACTTGAATAACTGCTAGTAACGGGAAGCCAAATGCAAAACTGTTATGACGTGTCTTGTGACGGAATAAATACATTCCAAGCACGCCACCTACTGCCCCACCTGCAATTGCTAACGTAAATAACGTACGTTCAGCAATACGCCATTCATGCTTTTTTGCTTTTGATTTATCCATACCCATCATAATGAGCAGAACTATAGATACAACTGCCATATAAGCCAAAAATGCTTGCCCCATAGAGTACTCCTTTTTTAACTTTTTACTTTTAATCTAACACAAAAAAGACTGACGGATAAGTCCATCAGTCTTGTAAGGGTATAATTATTTAGCTACTGCTTTTTTAGCAGATTCAGCTAATTGAGTGAATGCTGCTGCATCAGTTACAGCTAGATCAGCTAACATTTTACGGTTAACTTCGATACCAGCAACTTTTAAACCGTGCATTAAACGGCTGTATGAAAGACCATTCATGCGAGCAGCTGCGTTGATACGAGTGATCCATAATTTACGGAAATCACGTTTTTTCTGACGACGGTCACGGTATGCATATTGACCTGATTTCATTACTGCTTGGTTAGCAACTTTGTATAATGTATGTTTAGAACCGTAGTAACCTTTAGCTAATTTTAATACTTTTTTACGACGTTTGCGCGTCACTGTTCCGCCTTTTACGCGTGGCATATGAATTACCTCCTGCTTTTCATTAAAAAATGAATATTAGTTATTTTGTGTTGTCAAATTATTTCATGTAAACAAGTAAAGATTTGATGCGTTTGAAGTCACCAGATGAAACGATGTTCGCTTTACGTAGGTGACGTTTTTGTTTCGTAGATTTGTTTGCGAATAAGTGGCTTCCATAAGCACGGTCATATTTTAATTTACCTGAACCCGTTTTTTTGAAACGTTTCGCAGCTCCACGGTGAGTTTTCATTTTTGGCATGTCGAATTCCTCCTAAACTGTTCGTCTAATATTATTTCTCGTTCTTTGGTTGAAGAACTAAGAACATGCTTCGGCCTTCCATCTTCGGTTTTTGTTCAACCGTCGATACTTCAGCACAAGCTTCAGCAAAACGATCTAACACACGTTGACCAATGTCTTTATGTGTAATCGCACGACCTTTGAAACGTAGGCTACATTTAACTTTATCACCTTTTTCAAGGAATTTAATCGCATTACGTAGCTTCGTTTGGAAATCATGTTCATCGATTGTTGGGCTCAAACGAACCTCTTTCATTACGATGACCTTTTGATTTTTACGAATTTCACGGTCTTTCTTTTGCTGTTCAAACTTAAATTTACCATAGTCCATGATACGAGCGACTGGCGGCTTGGCTTGAGGGGCCACAAGGACAAGATCCAAGTTTACACGAGTGGCGATTTCTAGCGCTTCATTACGTGTCTTTACACCAAGCTGGTCACCATTGTGATCGATTAATCGAAGTTCACGTGCGCGAATGCCTTCGTTTACATACATGTCTTTGCTAATAGTAATCCACCTCCAAGTAGTTGTCGCGAATACATGGTTTGGGCAAAGCCTTGCCCGGTTGAACGGTACATCCTCTTGTCATGTCCATAAAAAAAGGACGGACACTTTTGAAGATGTCCGCCCGCTATATGTGCATGCGCAAGTCTACGCAAAACAATTCAACGTGTCATACCTGTTCACAGCTTAAGAGCGTTGTATCAGGTGAGAAGCGGGCAGCCTCTACTTCAACCACAAACTTTGTATTCATTAACCTTAACTATATTAACATGTACTCCATAAGCTGTCAAATGTTTATTTAACTTTTTTATTTATAGAGTAACCTAAACTTTTAATCTCAACTATTATAATGGTTTGCATCATAATGTGAGGTTGATTTCCGTTCCAGCTTGGCGCTTTGTTGCTGTCGCTACGCTTTCGCACAGACAAAGCTTCCTAGGGGCGTCGGGCCGACACGAGGTTGGTCACGAAGGTCTTATCACAGGAAGTGATGTTTTAGCCTTCGTTCCTCTATTGCTAATCCCCAAGAGTTATCTAGCCTTCACGCCAATCAACTTAAATCAATTCCGTCATGCTAAAAAGTTAAAATTATTTTGTAATTTCTGCTTTAATGTTAGCTAGGAAGTCCTGGAAGCTAATTGTTTCTGAATCTTTTGAGCCGTAGCGACGTACATTTACACCACCAGCCTCAACTTCTTTATCACCGATAACAAGCATATACGGGATTTTTTTCATTTGTGCTTCACGGATTTTGTAGCCTAGTTTTTCTTCACGGTCATCCATTTCAACACGTAAGCCCGCTGCAGTTAATTGCTCTTCAATTTGTTTTGCATAATCAAAGTGTGCTTCATTTGAAACTGGGATAACTTCAACTTGTACTGGTGCTAACCATGTTGGGAATGCACCTTTATATTCTTCAATTAAGAAGGCAACGAAGCGTTCCATTGTTGATACAACACCACGGTGAATAACAACTGGACGATGTGGTTTACCATCTTCTCCTACGTAAGTTAAGTCAAAGCGCTCTGGTTGTAAAAAGTCAAGTTGAACAGTAGATAATGTTTCATCTTTACCAATAGCTGTTTTTACTTGTACGTCTAATTTTGGACCATAGAACGCCGCTTCGCCTTCAGCTTCGTAATAATCTAAGCCAAGGTCATCCATTGCCTCTTTTAACATACCTTGTGCTTTTTCCCACATTTGATCATCATCGTAATACTTTTCAGTGTCTGCAGGATCACGATAAGATAAACGGAATTTGTAATCATTTAAATTAAAATCTTTATACACTTCAAGAACCAAATTCACAACACGTTTAAATTCATCTTTAATTTGGTCAGGACGTACAAAAATATGCGCATCATTTAAAGTCATACCGCGTACGCGTTGTAAACCAGATAGTCCACCTGAGCTTTCATATCGATGTTGTGTTCCTAACTCGGCAATACGAATAGGAAGCTGACGATAAGAATGCATTGATGATTTATAAACCATCATATGGTGTGGACAGTTCATTGGTCGCAATACTAATGTTTCGTTATCCATTTCCATTGGTGGGAACATGTCATCTTGGTAATGTCCCCAGTGGCCTGATGTTTCATATAATTTTTTCGAGCCTAATACTGGTGTATAAACATGTTTGTAGCCAAGACGCACTTCTTTATCTACAATATAACGCTCAATAATGCGACGAATTGTTGCGCCGTTTGGTAACCATAGTGGTAAACCTTGACCAACTGTTTGAGATAAAGTGAACAATTCTAATTCCTTACCAATTTTACGATGGTCACGCTCTTTTGCTTCTTCAAGCATTTGAAGATGATGTTTTAAATCTTCTTTTTTAAAGAAAGCTGTTCCATAAACACGTTGTAGCATTTTGTTATCTGAGTTACCTCTCCAGTAAGCACCCGCTAATGAAAGAAGTTTGAACTCACGAAGCTTGCCTGTTGATGGTGCGTGGATACCACGGCAAAGGTCGAAAAATTCACCTTGATGGTAAATAGAAACTTGCTCATCTGCTGGAATTGCTTCAAGTAATTCTAATTTATATTCATCGCCGATTTTTTCATAAATCGCTTGTGCTTCTGCACGGCTAACATTTTTGCGCTCTATTTCTAGGTTTTCAGCGATAATTTTTTTCATTTCTTTTTCGATTGCCGGTAGGTCTTCAGCAGTGATAGCTGTTGGTGCATCAATATCGTAGTAGAAGCCACCTTCAATAACTGGACCAATACCAAGTTTAACTTCTGGGAATAAACGTTTAATCGCTTGTGCTGTTAAGTGTGCTGTCGAGTGACGTAGAATTTCAAGTGCTTCCTCATCATCTTGTGTCACAATCGAGATTGTTGCATCCTCTTCAATTGGTGTTTTTAAATCTACTAAGACACCGTTTACTTTACCAGCATAGGCTTTTTTACGAAGTCCTGGGCTAATTGATAATGCCACGTCATCAGTAGATGTGCCTTTTGCAAATTCCTTTACAGCGCCATCTGGGAAAGTTAATTTAATCATATCTGACATTTTGTTTGCACTCCTTAAAGTTTGTTTATGATGCATGATTCGAAGTCCAAGAATCCCCGAAAAAATCAATTTCGCCTTGGCGTAATTGCGTCCGGATTTTGAATTGTGCACGCGCAATTCATTCCTTTCAAAATCCGTGACATCCGCCGGAGGCTTTATTTTCATTCAGTAGGTGTTTGAACACCTACTGAATGAAAATCGAGTAGGAGGGAGTGATTAACTCCCGACCTCTCCAACCACCGTACGTACGGATCCGTATACGGCGGTTCAATTAAGATGAATAACGCAAGATTTCATAACGAGCTTGCAGACTTTTGAGCCCTTGGTTACTCCAATAAGAGTTATCAAGGGTTCTGTGTAATATTGGACTTTTCGAGATACGCCAGTAACTCTTGCGAGTATTGCCCCATTCGTAAGCCTTCCAGTCTGGAACTCCTAAACGAATGAGGTTGCACACTTTCGTACGAGGCTTTTTCCAATTCTTCCATAAACACATGCGAAGTCTTCTTCTAATCCATCCATCCAGTGATTCAAATATTGATTTCGTATCCGCTAATGCAAAGTAGCCACACCACCCAATTAAATATTGATTCAATTGTTGAATTCGGTACTCCATTGGAAATGGCTTCTTTCTAGCTGTTAATTCCCGAATTTTGTTCTTCATTCGCTTTATGCTCTCTTTCGCAATTCGAACTTGTGGTTCTTTGCGGGAGGTAAAGCTAAATCCTAGGAATTTACGTTGCCAAGGACGAGCCACTGCGGATTTCTTCTCATTTATTTTCAATCGTAGCGTCTTCTCAATAAAGGTTTTGATACTTGCCATCACTCGTTCTCCTGCTCGTTTTGTTTTCACATAAATATTGCAGTCATCGGCGTAACGGACAAATTTATGACCACGTTTCTCTAATTCTTTGTCTAATTCATCCAGCACAATATTTGAGAGAAGTGGACTCAGTGGGCCCCCTTGGGGTGTTCCTTCATCTGTATCATAAACGACACCATTTATCATGACACCCGATTGTAAGTATCTACGAATCAGCTTGAGTAGAGGTTTATCAGAAATTTTCTTCGCTAATGTACTCATTAGACGGTCATGGTTTACTTTGTCGAAGAATTTCTCTAAGTCCATATCTACTACCCAGCGGTATCCTTCTTTTATATGACCTTTGGCTTCTCGGATTGCATCGTGAGCACTTCGTTTTGGTCGAAATCCGTAACTATGA
Proteins encoded in this region:
- a CDS encoding dUTP diphosphatase; protein product: MNLQHLFKMQKELDDFIEKTQNINRNVFKEKGLALMVELAELANETRCFKFWSTKGPSERDVILEEYVDSIHFILSLGLLQGYTAIEKWPVIEEKRDLTETFLITQDYILKFISQPTEDSYLAIWQCYGLLAYNLGFTFEDVVGAYIEKNEENYNRQRSGY
- a CDS encoding sigma-w pathway protein ysdB; translated protein: MLPLLIRLAVIALIIYVFYKAIRYITDPKRKLDEAYERGQYYFYDDVKNVRKNFFISYKGALFEGEKYLGTTDDAFEVVTIFVGARDAATLQGFTKRDFEYLQQEILLNYPSAKINWKQPIEKLMHNTSS
- a CDS encoding DUF1294 domain-containing protein, giving the protein MGQAFLAYMAVVSIVLLIMMGMDKSKAKKHEWRIAERTLFTLAIAGGAVGGVLGMYLFRHKTRHNSFAFGFPLLAVIQVFIIVQIW
- the rplT gene encoding 50S ribosomal protein L20, which gives rise to MPRVKGGTVTRKRRKKVLKLAKGYYGSKHTLYKVANQAVMKSGQYAYRDRRQKKRDFRKLWITRINAAARMNGLSYSRLMHGLKVAGIEVNRKMLADLAVTDAAAFTQLAESAKKAVAK
- the rpmI gene encoding 50S ribosomal protein L35; amino-acid sequence: MPKMKTHRGAAKRFKKTGSGKLKYDRAYGSHLFANKSTKQKRHLRKANIVSSGDFKRIKSLLVYMK
- the infC gene encoding translation initiation factor IF-3, which codes for MYVNEGIRARELRLIDHNGDQLGVKTRNEALEIATRVNLDLVLVAPQAKPPVARIMDYGKFKFEQQKKDREIRKNQKVIVMKEVRLSPTIDEHDFQTKLRNAIKFLEKGDKVKCSLRFKGRAITHKDIGQRVLDRFAEACAEVSTVEQKPKMEGRSMFLVLQPKNEK
- the thrS gene encoding threonine--tRNA ligase translates to MSDMIKLTFPDGAVKEFAKGTSTDDVALSISPGLRKKAYAGKVNGVLVDLKTPIEEDATISIVTQDDEEALEILRHSTAHLTAQAIKRLFPEVKLGIGPVIEGGFYYDIDAPTAITAEDLPAIEKEMKKIIAENLEIERKNVSRAEAQAIYEKIGDEYKLELLEAIPADEQVSIYHQGEFFDLCRGIHAPSTGKLREFKLLSLAGAYWRGNSDNKMLQRVYGTAFFKKEDLKHHLQMLEEAKERDHRKIGKELELFTLSQTVGQGLPLWLPNGATIRRIIERYIVDKEVRLGYKHVYTPVLGSKKLYETSGHWGHYQDDMFPPMEMDNETLVLRPMNCPHHMMVYKSSMHSYRQLPIRIAELGTQHRYESSGGLSGLQRVRGMTLNDAHIFVRPDQIKDEFKRVVNLVLEVYKDFNLNDYKFRLSYRDPADTEKYYDDDQMWEKAQGMLKEAMDDLGLDYYEAEGEAAFYGPKLDVQVKTAIGKDETLSTVQLDFLQPERFDLTYVGEDGKPHRPVVIHRGVVSTMERFVAFLIEEYKGAFPTWLAPVQVEVIPVSNEAHFDYAKQIEEQLTAAGLRVEMDDREEKLGYKIREAQMKKIPYMLVIGDKEVEAGGVNVRRYGSKDSETISFQDFLANIKAEITK
- the ltrA gene encoding group II intron reverse transcriptase/maturase; protein product: MLMNQILSRENLLLALKRVERNKGSHGVDKMPVKFLRQHVVENWLTIKKQILEGTYQPQPVRRIEIPKPDGGVRLLGIPTVTDRLIQQAIAQVLSNLYDPNFSNHSYGFRPKRSAHDAIREAKGHIKEGYRWVVDMDLEKFFDKVNHDRLMSTLAKKISDKPLLKLIRRYLQSGVMINGVVYDTDEGTPQGGPLSPLLSNIVLDELDKELEKRGHKFVRYADDCNIYVKTKRAGERVMASIKTFIEKTLRLKINEKKSAVARPWQRKFLGFSFTSRKEPQVRIAKESIKRMKNKIRELTARKKPFPMEYRIQQLNQYLIGWCGYFALADTKSIFESLDGWIRRRLRMCLWKNWKKPRTKVCNLIRLGVPDWKAYEWGNTRKSYWRISKSPILHRTLDNSYWSNQGLKSLQARYEILRYSS